From Proteus vulgaris:
CCCAACTCATTTTTATAAAAAAGTCCGTTATTATAAAAAAATGAACAAAGCTTTCTATTCTTTTACATTAGCGCTATCATCCGTTAAAAGATGCATTTCCTTACTCATATTTCCTTTATTGACTAAAGATACCTCAACATTTATTATTTTTTTCGTTGAGATAATAGTTTAAAAAAAAGAAATTTTACGTAAGGTTTGTATTTAGGTATTGCAGAAATTTAAATAGCAATCTATTATTAGTATTACATCAGCCAACAACATTTATTTGAGACCAGGAAAATGAGCGAATCTTTAAAAATATTAAATAACATCCGTACTCTCCGCGCACAAGCAAGAGAAACTTCTTTAGAAACTTTAGAAGAAATGCTGGAAAAGCTCGAAGTTGTCGTTAATGAGCGTCGTGAAGAATTCTCATTAGAAAAAGCAGCTGAAGAAGAGCGTGTTCAGAAATTACAAAAATACCGTGAAATGTTAGAAGAAGCCGGTATTGACCCAACAGACTTACTTGAAGCAAGTGCCGTTAATAAAACTGGCCGTGCTAAACGTGCAGCTCGTCCAGCTAAATATTCTTACGTTGATGAAAATGGTGAAACTAAAACTTGGACAGGCCAAGGTCGTACACCAGCTGTAATCAAACGTGCAATTGACGAAGAAGGCAAATCATTAGAAGATTTCCTTATCTAATTTAAGTCAATATTCTATTTGAAATACCCTTTTAATTATTTAAAAGGGTATTTTCTTGTTTGCCCCTGATATTAAACAAGCGTTTAATTTTAATATGTGCTGATGTTGTTTGTATATAAGGTTGGGAAACAAAAATAGAGAATGTGAAAATCACATTATTGACTTTTATTTATAATAGAAAAGGAGCTTTATAGCTCCTTTTTTATTCGTTTCTATTAAGTCAACAACTTTAGTTTTTATAATAACTTAAATACCAATCAACAAACTGTTTTACACCGTATTCTACATTTGTATTTGGTGAGAAGCCGGTAGTCTGAGATAAATCTTGGCAATCGGCGCAGGTAGAAAGGACATCACCATCTTGCATCGGCATTAAATTTAGTTTTGCTTTAATATTTAATGATTTTTCAATTGCCTTAATAAAATCCATTAGTTTTGTTGGTTGCCCATTACCTACATTATAGATTTTATAAGGTGCAGAACTAGACGATGTTTCGCCCTTTTCTACTGTCCAGCTTTCATCCGCTTTAGGAACAATATCAATTAAACGAACAACTGACTCTACGATATCAGCGACATAAGTGAAATCGCGTGTCATATTTCCGCCGTTATAAACATCAATAGGTTCACCAGCAAGCATTGCTTTTGTGAATTTAAATAATGCCATATCTGGGCGACCCCAAGGACCATATACGGTAAAGAATCGTAATCCAGTTGTGGGTAATTGATATAAATGCGAATAACTATGAGACATTAGCTCATTGGCTTTTTTAGTTGCTGCATATAATGAAACAGGATGATCAACACTATCTTCCGTTGAGAACGGTTGCTTTTGATTTAAACCATATACAGAGCTTGAAGAGGAATAGATAAGATGCCCTACTTTATTGTGACGACATCCTTCTAATATATTAATATGACCGACAATATTTGCATCAATATAGGCCATTGGATTTTCAATTGAATAGCGTACTCCAGGCTGAGCCGCTAGATGAATAACACGATCAAACTGATGAGTTACAAATAATTGAGCCACTTTTGCTGAATCAACGATATCAACTTTCTCAAATTGAAACTTTTCTAACTGTTGTAATTTAGCTAATCGAGCTTCTTTTAAGCGTACATCATAATAATCATTAAGATTATCTATTCCAACAACATGATAGCCCATTTCAATTAAACGCTGACTTAAATGAGAGCCAATAAACCCCGCAGCACCTGTTACTAATATTTTCATATTATCACTCAAATAACCCAATTAATTATTATTCACGTCAACGTTATCATGCTTAATATCACCTTGATTAAACATCATAACGCTTAACATTATCATACTTTACAAAAATCAGTATGGCTCAATACATGATTGCATTGAGCCATACCTTAATCTCTTGTGATCACTTTATCTAGCATTTCTCACAAAATCATCTGTCTATAAAATACAATGTATTCGCAAGAACCATACAATAAAAGCTACCATACAAAATGATTATCATTCAGAGTCATTTCACTCTACTTTTAGTGATTTTAACCATTGTGCGAAATCTTCACCAAACTCTTCGTGCTGTATACCATATTCTACGAATGCTTTCATATACCCTAATTTATTACCACAATCGTGGCTTTTCCCTTGTAGGTGATAAGCCTCAACGGCTTCTTTTTCAATCAGCATCGCAATCGCATCAGTTAACTGAATTTCATCACCCGCACCTGGCGCTGTTTTTGCCAATAATGGCCAAATACTTTCAGATAACACATAACGGCCCACGATAGATAAATTTGAAGGGGCTTCTTCTTTCTTCGGTTTTTCGACAACACGAGTAATTGGTTTGCTATCACCTGGGCATAATTGTTCTCCCATGCAATCAACAATACCATAGTTAGAAACTTCATCTTCGGGTACTGGTTCAACTAAAATTTGGCTTGCCCCAGAGCGCTCAAAATGGGAAAGCATCTCTTTCAGGTTAACTTTGGTTAAATCTGCGCTGTATCTATCTAAAATGACATCAGGCAGAATAACGGCAAAAGGCTCATCACCAATTAAAGGTTTTGCACATAAAATAGCGTGACCTAATCCTTTTGCGATCCCTTGACGAGTTTGCATGATAGTGACATGGCTTGGGCAAATACCTTGTACTTCTTCTAATAGTTGACGTTTAACTCGTTTTTCTAAAATAGCTTCTAATTCAAAGCTGGTATCAAAATGGTTTTCAATGGAGTTTTTAGAAGAATGTGTGACAAGGACAATTTCATTAATACCTGCTGCAATACATTCATTAACCACATATTGAATAAGTGGTTTATCAACCACAGGCAACATTTCTTTCGGAATTGCCTTAGTTGCAGGTAACATTCTTGTACCTAATCCAGCAACAGGGATCACCGCTTTTCTAACTTTACGCACTGCTGATGACATTATACTTCTCCTGCAATTCGTACCGTTCTATTTTTAAATATGAATGGGTACATAAAAAATAATCGCCAGAGTATACCAGCTAATATCTAAGGATAAACAGAGCCCTACCGCTTAATTGAGATAGTTCTTCATTTATGTTTAATATATGCACGATATTCTGTATTTATTTAATCTAAATTTAACTTTTATAGATAGGGGAAAACATTAATTTAATCTGATTCGTATTATCCCAAATTTTACATTGCCAATTTGTTCCTTCACATTTTATTTGGTTAATATATAAAAGTTGCAAAGTACCTAAAGGAACACCGCTATTCAATTCGAATTTTTTGCTCTCTGTTTTTATTTCAGCTCGTAATCCTGCTGATGCCAATAATATATTTTTTTTCTGTGTATGATAATACCCTAAAGTGATAGGAAACTGCCCTTTTACACCTATTTCATTCAGCATTTTATTAAGTTTATTCAACATGTTATACATACTTGGAAGGGAACGATTTTTTTCTGACGATTTTAATACATCATTAAATACAACTCGTAAGAGTAAAGCGACCAAAAGCCCATTTTCGTCATCCCGTGATATATCAACACAA
This genomic window contains:
- a CDS encoding NAD-dependent epimerase, whose protein sequence is MKILVTGAAGFIGSHLSQRLIEMGYHVVGIDNLNDYYDVRLKEARLAKLQQLEKFQFEKVDIVDSAKVAQLFVTHQFDRVIHLAAQPGVRYSIENPMAYIDANIVGHINILEGCRHNKVGHLIYSSSSSVYGLNQKQPFSTEDSVDHPVSLYAATKKANELMSHSYSHLYQLPTTGLRFFTVYGPWGRPDMALFKFTKAMLAGEPIDVYNGGNMTRDFTYVADIVESVVRLIDIVPKADESWTVEKGETSSSSAPYKIYNVGNGQPTKLMDFIKAIEKSLNIKAKLNLMPMQDGDVLSTCADCQDLSQTTGFSPNTNVEYGVKQFVDWYLSYYKN
- the hns gene encoding histone-like nucleoid-structuring protein H-NS, whose translation is MSESLKILNNIRTLRAQARETSLETLEEMLEKLEVVVNERREEFSLEKAAEEERVQKLQKYREMLEEAGIDPTDLLEASAVNKTGRAKRAARPAKYSYVDENGETKTWTGQGRTPAVIKRAIDEEGKSLEDFLI
- the galU gene encoding UTP--glucose-1-phosphate uridylyltransferase GalU codes for the protein MSSAVRKVRKAVIPVAGLGTRMLPATKAIPKEMLPVVDKPLIQYVVNECIAAGINEIVLVTHSSKNSIENHFDTSFELEAILEKRVKRQLLEEVQGICPSHVTIMQTRQGIAKGLGHAILCAKPLIGDEPFAVILPDVILDRYSADLTKVNLKEMLSHFERSGASQILVEPVPEDEVSNYGIVDCMGEQLCPGDSKPITRVVEKPKKEEAPSNLSIVGRYVLSESIWPLLAKTAPGAGDEIQLTDAIAMLIEKEAVEAYHLQGKSHDCGNKLGYMKAFVEYGIQHEEFGEDFAQWLKSLKVE